Proteins encoded within one genomic window of Halobacteroides halobius DSM 5150:
- a CDS encoding chemotaxis protein CheW, which translates to MANTEQMIIFDIGNEKFGIRITRVHEIIRMKEITELPDTSEYFAGIINLRGDIISVIDLRRRFGVKSREDTDETRIIVVGFKGQDVGLIVDAVSEVLHIDPADIDDPPQSMVSIKNNYLIGIAKSEDDMINILDLDNLLESKEDIKIEK; encoded by the coding sequence ATGGCTAATACAGAGCAGATGATAATCTTTGATATAGGAAATGAGAAGTTTGGAATTAGAATTACTCGGGTTCATGAAATTATTAGAATGAAGGAAATTACCGAGTTACCTGATACCTCCGAATATTTTGCCGGAATTATTAATTTACGGGGGGATATTATATCAGTGATTGATTTGCGGCGTAGATTTGGGGTTAAGAGTAGAGAAGATACTGATGAAACTCGAATTATTGTAGTAGGATTTAAAGGTCAGGATGTAGGATTAATTGTTGATGCGGTATCTGAAGTATTACATATTGACCCAGCAGATATTGATGATCCACCTCAAAGTATGGTAAGTATTAAGAATAATTATTTAATCGGCATTGCTAAGTCTGAAGATGATATGATTAATATTTTAGATTTAGATAATTTATTAGAGTCTAAAGAAGATATCAAAATAGAGAAATAG
- the hisF gene encoding imidazole glycerol phosphate synthase subunit HisF, whose protein sequence is MLAKRIIPCLDVDQGRVVKGVNFVDIKDAGDPVELAALYDKMGADELVFLDITASSDKRKTMIDVVRRTAKEVFIPFTIGGGIRTTEDMRELLNAGADKISINSAAVKNPELIKKGAKKFGSQCIVVAIDAKRREDSWEVYIHGGRKATGLNVVKWAKRAEQLGAGEILLTSMDADGTKDGYNLAVTKAVAQAVNIPVIASGGAGNLEHIKEVFTKGEADAALAASIFHFKKYTIKEVKKYLNQEGVHIRCL, encoded by the coding sequence ATGTTAGCTAAGCGAATTATCCCTTGTCTTGATGTAGATCAAGGACGGGTGGTTAAAGGGGTTAATTTTGTTGATATCAAAGATGCAGGTGATCCAGTAGAATTAGCTGCATTATATGACAAAATGGGGGCTGATGAACTTGTTTTTTTGGATATAACAGCTTCTAGTGATAAACGTAAGACAATGATAGATGTTGTCAGACGGACTGCTAAAGAAGTATTTATCCCGTTTACTATTGGTGGGGGGATTAGAACAACAGAAGATATGAGAGAACTGCTAAATGCTGGTGCAGATAAGATCTCTATTAATTCAGCTGCTGTAAAGAATCCAGAGTTGATAAAAAAAGGAGCTAAGAAATTTGGGAGTCAGTGTATAGTTGTAGCTATAGATGCTAAACGAAGAGAAGATTCATGGGAGGTCTATATCCATGGTGGTCGTAAAGCAACAGGACTTAATGTAGTTAAATGGGCCAAAAGGGCAGAACAATTAGGTGCTGGAGAGATACTACTAACTAGTATGGATGCTGATGGGACTAAAGATGGTTATAATCTAGCAGTAACTAAAGCTGTTGCTCAAGCAGTAAATATTCCAGTAATTGCTTCTGGAGGAGCAGGAAATTTAGAACATATTAAAGAAGTTTTTACTAAAGGAGAAGCTGATGCAGCTTTAGCAGCATCTATTTTTCATTTTAAGAAGTATACTATTAAAGAAGTAAAAAAATATTTAAATCAAGAGGGGGTCCATATTAGATGTCTGTAA
- the hisIE gene encoding bifunctional phosphoribosyl-AMP cyclohydrolase/phosphoribosyl-ATP diphosphatase HisIE, with the protein MSVNHLEFDEDGLIPAIIQDIETNEVLMMAYMNQESLENTIKSGRTCFWSRSRDELWWKGETSGNIQEVEEIKYDCDGDTLLLKVKQTGGACHTGHKSCFYRGIERDYDTEKEFDPEEVYNNLDAEILDELYQVIKDRKENPKPDSYTSSLYEKGENAFLKKVGEEATEVVMAAKDSDQGELIYESADLIYHLLVALVYYDVEIEEILKELKERR; encoded by the coding sequence ATGTCTGTAAATCATTTAGAATTTGATGAAGATGGATTAATTCCTGCTATTATTCAAGATATTGAAACTAATGAAGTATTAATGATGGCTTATATGAATCAAGAATCTTTAGAAAACACAATCAAATCAGGTAGAACCTGTTTTTGGAGTCGCAGTCGAGACGAACTATGGTGGAAAGGTGAAACTTCAGGTAATATTCAAGAAGTAGAAGAGATTAAATATGATTGTGATGGTGACACCTTATTACTTAAGGTTAAGCAGACAGGAGGTGCTTGTCATACAGGACATAAATCATGCTTTTATCGCGGTATAGAGCGAGATTATGATACAGAAAAGGAATTTGATCCTGAAGAAGTCTATAATAATTTAGATGCAGAAATATTAGATGAATTATACCAAGTGATTAAAGATAGAAAAGAGAATCCTAAGCCTGATTCATATACTTCATCTTTATATGAAAAAGGTGAAAATGCTTTTTTAAAGAAAGTTGGAGAAGAGGCCACGGAAGTAGTAATGGCGGCTAAAGATAGTGACCAAGGGGAACTAATTTATGAATCAGCTGATTTAATCTATCATTTACTTGTTGCATTAGTCTACTATGATGTTGAGATTGAAGAGATTTTAAAAGAATTAAAAGAGCGAAGATAA
- the hisG gene encoding ATP phosphoribosyltransferase, translating to MGRLRIALPKGRMFDPAVEILRKVGLVNRELDDDSRKLVLPDEKNDVEFILSKAVDVQTYVEHGVADLGVAGKDILLESEADVYEVADLGFGECRLVVALSKQAGITSLEELPLTSRVATKYTNVAEKFFTKRGFQVELVKLNGSIELAPLIGLVDMIVDISSTGTTLKKNNLVEIGEIAKSSARLIVNRVSYKTEDQRIIKIIKQVKEVVKE from the coding sequence ATGGGCAGATTAAGGATTGCTTTACCTAAGGGTAGAATGTTTGACCCAGCAGTTGAGATTTTACGAAAAGTTGGCTTAGTTAATCGAGAATTAGATGATGATTCAAGAAAATTAGTCTTACCAGATGAAAAAAATGACGTTGAGTTTATTCTCTCTAAAGCAGTTGATGTTCAGACCTACGTAGAACATGGAGTAGCTGATCTAGGAGTTGCTGGTAAGGATATATTATTAGAGTCAGAAGCTGATGTCTATGAAGTAGCTGATTTAGGATTTGGAGAGTGTAGGCTAGTTGTTGCCTTATCTAAGCAAGCAGGAATTACTAGTTTAGAAGAGTTACCATTGACTAGTCGGGTTGCTACTAAGTATACAAATGTAGCTGAAAAATTCTTTACTAAAAGAGGTTTTCAGGTGGAATTAGTTAAATTAAATGGTTCGATTGAATTGGCCCCTTTAATTGGATTAGTAGATATGATTGTTGATATTTCTTCAACGGGAACCACCTTAAAGAAAAATAATTTAGTAGAAATTGGTGAGATAGCTAAATCGTCTGCTAGATTGATTGTTAATCGAGTTAGTTATAAGACTGAAGACCAACGGATTATAAAGATTATTAAACAAGTAAAAGAAGTTGTTAAAGAGTAA
- a CDS encoding chemotaxis protein CheA has product MDMNDFQELYASESREHLDILNDALLTLENDPQNSQMINESFRAAHTLKGMAGTMGFDKVSELAHAMENVLDLFRDGDLVVTTEVINLLFEAVDNLELLSSNPDEVTQEELQALILELKAVSEDSTGQDISNSQQSNSNETDVNFNLSEDEMKIIAETSGEPVTIKVRLEDDCVFKSLRADMIFEALEEEGELIKSLPSIDKIRNEELENQFSVLFLTDKEKSDLLNSLTTISEVKRVEINQVSDINELTNQKEEKSQTEAKKTKNNVKSTGSKTKSLSKRLKSSSTIRVDVERLDSLMNLVAELVIKRTQVESVGEQYELDELNKKLKPLSKVTTELQDAVMEMRMVPISLVFNRFPRLVRDLAQELDKEINLVIEGEETELDRTIIDEIGDPLVHMIRNAIDHGIEDPQKREEADKDPKGLIELSAFHEGNNVVIQIKDDGHGIDPEVIKEKALEKGVVDQSELDTMSDQEIINLIFAPGFSTASEVSDVSGRGVGMDVVKNKIESLNGSVKIDSQLGKGSTFTIKLPLTLSIIQGFLTEVANQKYVIPLESIQEIIDVSSDEIETIRQEEVIYRRGAVIPLISLRDKLNKESDELLEKDEISTVIVQVGDDYYGLIVDSIIGQQEVVIKRINDLSENVEKIAGGAILGDGNIALIINAEEIITG; this is encoded by the coding sequence ATGGATATGAATGATTTTCAGGAATTATATGCTAGTGAATCCCGTGAGCATTTGGATATATTAAATGATGCTTTATTAACTTTGGAAAATGATCCGCAAAATAGTCAAATGATTAATGAATCATTTCGAGCAGCACATACTTTAAAAGGGATGGCCGGGACAATGGGATTTGATAAGGTTAGTGAATTGGCCCATGCTATGGAGAATGTGTTAGATCTATTTAGAGATGGTGATTTAGTAGTTACTACTGAAGTAATTAATTTATTATTTGAAGCTGTGGATAATTTAGAATTATTAAGTAGTAATCCAGATGAAGTAACACAAGAAGAGTTACAGGCATTGATCTTAGAACTTAAAGCAGTTTCTGAGGATAGTACTGGTCAAGATATATCAAATTCTCAACAAAGTAACAGCAATGAAACAGATGTTAACTTCAATTTAAGTGAAGATGAAATGAAGATTATAGCTGAGACTTCAGGTGAGCCAGTTACTATTAAAGTAAGGTTAGAAGATGATTGTGTCTTTAAATCTTTACGAGCAGATATGATTTTTGAGGCTTTAGAAGAAGAGGGAGAATTAATTAAGTCACTACCAAGTATAGATAAGATTAGAAATGAAGAATTAGAAAATCAATTTTCGGTGTTATTTTTAACTGATAAAGAAAAAAGTGATCTATTAAATTCTTTAACTACTATTTCTGAAGTTAAGAGAGTAGAAATTAATCAAGTTAGCGATATTAATGAATTAACTAATCAAAAAGAAGAGAAATCTCAAACTGAAGCTAAAAAAACAAAGAATAATGTTAAATCTACAGGTTCTAAAACTAAATCTTTATCAAAGCGACTAAAGTCAAGTAGTACTATTAGGGTTGATGTAGAGAGATTAGATTCTTTAATGAATTTAGTAGCAGAGTTAGTAATTAAAAGGACTCAAGTTGAGTCAGTTGGAGAACAGTACGAGTTAGATGAGTTAAATAAGAAGCTAAAACCTTTAAGTAAGGTAACAACTGAGCTACAGGATGCAGTTATGGAAATGAGAATGGTTCCAATTAGCTTAGTCTTTAATCGTTTTCCAAGATTAGTTCGGGATTTGGCCCAAGAGTTAGATAAAGAAATAAACTTAGTAATTGAAGGAGAAGAAACAGAGTTAGATAGAACAATTATTGATGAAATTGGAGATCCATTAGTTCATATGATTAGAAATGCAATTGATCATGGTATTGAGGATCCCCAAAAGAGAGAAGAGGCAGATAAGGATCCAAAAGGGTTAATAGAATTATCAGCTTTTCATGAAGGAAATAATGTGGTAATTCAAATTAAAGATGATGGACATGGTATTGATCCAGAAGTGATTAAAGAAAAGGCGCTAGAGAAAGGAGTAGTTGATCAATCTGAATTAGATACGATGTCTGACCAAGAAATTATTAATTTAATCTTTGCGCCTGGTTTTTCTACTGCTAGTGAAGTTAGTGATGTTTCAGGTCGAGGAGTAGGAATGGATGTAGTAAAGAATAAAATTGAATCATTGAATGGTTCAGTTAAGATTGATTCTCAGTTGGGTAAAGGATCAACATTTACTATTAAGTTGCCATTGACTTTATCGATTATTCAAGGCTTTTTAACGGAAGTAGCAAATCAAAAATATGTAATTCCATTAGAATCTATTCAAGAAATTATAGATGTAAGTTCAGATGAAATTGAGACAATTAGACAAGAAGAAGTTATTTATCGACGTGGAGCTGTAATTCCATTAATTTCTTTACGAGATAAATTGAATAAGGAAAGTGATGAGTTATTAGAAAAAGATGAGATATCTACAGTAATTGTTCAAGTTGGTGATGATTACTATGGATTAATAGTTGACTCTATTATTGGACAACAAGAAGTTGTTATTAAACGAATTAATGATCTATCTGAAAATGTAGAAAAAATTGCAGGTGGAGCTATCTTAGGTGATGGTAATATAGCTTTAATTATTAATGCAGAAGAGATTATTACAGGTTAA
- a CDS encoding aspartyl-phosphate phosphatase Spo0E family protein has translation MESCREKLSLEVEGKDLTSEEVHKLSQELDKKIVAYMKKNKSN, from the coding sequence ATAGAATCTTGTCGGGAAAAATTGAGCTTAGAGGTAGAAGGAAAAGATTTAACCAGTGAAGAAGTTCATAAATTAAGTCAAGAGTTAGATAAAAAGATAGTAGCTTATATGAAGAAAAATAAATCTAATTAA
- the hisA gene encoding 1-(5-phosphoribosyl)-5-[(5-phosphoribosylamino)methylideneamino]imidazole-4-carboxamide isomerase, producing the protein MEIIPAIDIKDGECVRLYKGDFAEKTVYGDPVEMAKLWANKGASRLHIVDLDGALDGQPQNLDLIAEIINEVQLPVQVGGGIRDKKTIKQYLNIGVERVIIGTAAIKNPNLVIDAIDKFGAERIVVGIDAKNGQVATEGWLETSDTSAVELGIKMKNKGVKWVVYTDISRDGTLSGPNIESTKKLAKKTGLQVIASGGISDIEDIRSLKELEGQGVKAAITGKALYSESLDLKEAIEVTE; encoded by the coding sequence ATGGAAATCATACCAGCGATCGATATTAAAGATGGTGAATGTGTTCGCCTTTATAAAGGTGATTTTGCCGAAAAAACTGTTTATGGAGATCCAGTGGAAATGGCTAAATTATGGGCCAATAAAGGAGCAAGCAGGTTACATATTGTTGATTTAGATGGTGCATTAGATGGTCAACCACAAAACTTGGATTTAATTGCGGAAATAATAAATGAGGTTCAGCTACCAGTTCAAGTTGGCGGTGGAATTAGAGATAAAAAAACAATTAAGCAGTACCTAAATATTGGAGTAGAGCGAGTAATTATTGGTACAGCAGCAATTAAAAACCCTAATTTAGTAATAGATGCAATTGATAAGTTTGGTGCAGAAAGAATTGTAGTAGGAATTGATGCTAAAAATGGTCAAGTAGCTACTGAAGGTTGGTTAGAAACATCTGATACTTCAGCTGTAGAGTTAGGAATTAAAATGAAGAATAAAGGGGTTAAGTGGGTGGTATATACTGATATTAGTCGAGATGGTACTTTAAGCGGACCCAATATTGAAAGTACTAAAAAGTTAGCTAAAAAGACAGGATTACAAGTAATTGCTTCGGGCGGTATTTCAGATATAGAAGATATTAGGAGTTTAAAAGAGTTAGAAGGCCAAGGAGTTAAAGCAGCAATTACAGGAAAAGCTCTTTATAGTGAGAGTTTAGATTTAAAAGAAGCAATTGAAGTAACTGAATAA
- the hisB gene encoding imidazoleglycerol-phosphate dehydratase HisB — MRQVKLERKTSETEIKLDLNLDGSGQAEIKTPVPFLNHMLELFTRHGLFDLKLKASGDVEIDGHHTVEDIGIVLGQALKEAIGDKKGIQRYGDQFVPMDEALLHTAIDFSGRFYLNFSEINLKDKVGDFDTELVEEFFRALAYNAGLNLHIRQLVGTNTHHIIEGIFKSFARALAQAVKLDDQINGVMSTKGKLE, encoded by the coding sequence ATGAGACAAGTAAAGTTAGAACGAAAGACTAGTGAAACAGAGATAAAATTAGACTTGAACCTAGATGGTAGTGGTCAGGCAGAGATTAAGACCCCAGTTCCTTTTCTTAATCATATGTTAGAGTTATTTACCCGACATGGTTTATTTGATCTTAAGTTAAAAGCTAGTGGGGATGTGGAGATTGACGGACATCATACTGTAGAAGATATAGGTATTGTTTTAGGCCAAGCACTTAAAGAGGCCATTGGAGATAAAAAGGGAATCCAACGCTATGGTGATCAGTTTGTTCCTATGGATGAAGCATTGTTACATACTGCTATTGATTTTAGTGGGCGCTTTTATCTTAACTTTTCTGAAATAAATTTAAAGGATAAAGTAGGGGATTTTGATACAGAATTAGTAGAGGAATTTTTTAGAGCGCTAGCTTATAATGCTGGGTTAAATCTACATATTAGACAATTAGTTGGGACTAATACTCATCATATTATTGAAGGGATTTTTAAGTCATTTGCTCGGGCCTTGGCCCAAGCTGTAAAGTTAGATGATCAGATTAACGGAGTTATGTCAACTAAAGGGAAGTTAGAATAG
- the hisZ gene encoding ATP phosphoribosyltransferase regulatory subunit has product MTINKLQRPGGTKDFLPDLAAKKEYIEDQLNEVFTKWGYEKIITPTIEYYDLLSEATEGLQTKMYKFFNRKGEIIALRPEMTAPIARLVATELKEEPLPLRLAYQSNVFRYETPRAGRYREFYQAGIELFGVKTPLGDAEVIAIAAQSLEQAGLKNFKIDIGDVDYFTGIMEAANLPNSLQNKVRTALSSRNFVELEELLTASNLTFEQQEAILKGARLRGGPSVLKEAKELIANQASLQALENLKEVYHNLKLLGVASHICIDLGVVRSFDYYTGIVFEGYSQDLGYTICGGGRYDKLVEEFGYPISATGFAIGVDRLLLSLQKQDYQFPDFKAGVLLLVNSENKQEGFALAADLRQSGYQVELELIKREIKEIIEYASTKGLDRILALDDQKLDLEFKRKEILGVKVKEISLRKGE; this is encoded by the coding sequence GTGACAATAAATAAGTTACAACGGCCAGGAGGAACCAAAGATTTCTTACCTGATTTAGCAGCTAAGAAAGAATATATAGAAGATCAACTAAATGAAGTATTTACTAAGTGGGGGTATGAGAAGATAATAACTCCTACAATAGAGTATTATGATTTATTATCAGAGGCTACGGAAGGGTTACAGACAAAAATGTATAAGTTTTTTAATCGTAAAGGAGAAATAATTGCTTTGCGACCGGAGATGACTGCTCCAATTGCTCGTTTAGTAGCTACAGAACTTAAAGAAGAGCCACTGCCTTTACGTTTAGCTTATCAAAGTAATGTCTTTAGATATGAGACACCACGGGCTGGTCGCTATCGAGAGTTTTATCAGGCGGGTATTGAGTTATTTGGTGTTAAAACACCTTTAGGAGATGCAGAAGTAATTGCTATAGCTGCCCAATCTCTTGAGCAGGCAGGACTAAAGAATTTTAAGATTGATATTGGGGATGTGGATTATTTTACAGGAATTATGGAAGCAGCAAACTTACCAAATTCTTTACAAAATAAAGTACGGACTGCTCTATCATCTAGAAATTTTGTTGAACTAGAGGAATTATTAACTGCATCTAACCTTACTTTTGAGCAACAAGAGGCTATTTTAAAAGGGGCCCGATTAAGGGGTGGGCCAAGTGTACTTAAAGAAGCTAAGGAATTAATTGCTAATCAAGCATCATTACAGGCATTAGAAAACTTAAAAGAGGTTTATCATAATCTAAAATTACTTGGAGTTGCATCTCATATCTGTATTGATTTAGGTGTTGTAAGGAGTTTTGATTATTATACAGGGATTGTTTTTGAAGGCTATAGTCAAGATTTAGGTTATACTATTTGTGGTGGAGGCCGCTATGATAAGTTAGTAGAGGAGTTTGGCTATCCTATTTCTGCGACAGGATTTGCTATTGGAGTAGATAGGTTATTATTATCACTACAAAAACAAGATTATCAGTTTCCCGATTTTAAAGCGGGGGTTTTATTACTTGTAAATTCAGAGAATAAACAGGAAGGTTTTGCCTTGGCGGCTGATTTGCGCCAGAGTGGATATCAAGTTGAATTAGAGTTAATAAAGAGAGAGATAAAAGAGATAATTGAGTATGCTAGTACTAAAGGATTAGATAGGATTTTAGCTTTAGATGATCAAAAATTAGATTTAGAGTTTAAAAGAAAAGAAATACTAGGAGTTAAGGTTAAAGAAATTAGCTTAAGAAAGGGGGAGTAA
- the hisD gene encoding histidinol dehydrogenase has protein sequence MLDILDTGQAGAKEKLATILNRSSFDSQEQIDVVQDIWDNIQNRGIEAVLEYTARFDGAKLEQLEVSQTEIKAAYKQVDQDFLAAIQKSIENVRKFHQQQLREDWMDIKDDGVILGQKFEPLARVGIYVPGGRAAYPSSVVMNGVPAKVAGVDEIVMVSPPAKDGSLNPHTLVAAAEVGVDTIYKIGGAQAIAALSLDLAEIKKVDKIVGPGNIYVTLAKKLAYGYVDIDMLAGPSEILVLADQDANPKYIAADLLSQAEHDPMASAVLVTTSKDLAKEVKLELEEQLTNLSRAKIAKEALKNYGALLVAKDMEEAISLTNQFAPEHLEVKVESPFSILGKLKNAGAIFLGEYAAEPIGDYVAGPNHVLPTGGSAKFYSPLNLDDFVKKSSIIHYSKEGLDKVKDQALKIAEVEGLDAHANSIRVRIED, from the coding sequence ATGTTAGATATATTAGATACGGGCCAAGCGGGAGCTAAAGAAAAATTGGCTACTATTTTAAATCGTTCTTCATTTGATAGTCAAGAACAGATAGATGTTGTCCAAGATATTTGGGATAATATACAAAATAGAGGAATTGAAGCTGTTTTAGAGTATACGGCTCGTTTTGATGGAGCCAAGCTAGAGCAATTAGAAGTAAGTCAAACAGAGATTAAAGCTGCCTATAAACAAGTTGATCAAGACTTTCTAGCCGCAATTCAAAAGTCAATTGAAAATGTAAGAAAGTTTCATCAACAACAGTTACGCGAGGATTGGATGGATATTAAGGATGATGGAGTAATTTTAGGACAAAAGTTTGAACCATTAGCTAGAGTAGGTATCTATGTTCCAGGTGGTAGAGCAGCTTATCCTTCTTCAGTAGTGATGAATGGAGTACCAGCTAAGGTAGCAGGAGTAGATGAGATAGTGATGGTCTCTCCTCCAGCTAAAGATGGGAGTTTAAATCCTCATACTCTAGTTGCAGCAGCTGAAGTAGGAGTAGATACTATTTACAAAATAGGTGGGGCCCAAGCTATAGCAGCTTTGAGTTTAGACTTAGCAGAGATTAAAAAGGTAGATAAGATTGTTGGCCCGGGTAATATTTATGTGACGTTAGCTAAAAAGTTAGCCTATGGTTACGTAGATATTGATATGTTAGCAGGGCCAAGCGAAATTTTAGTCTTAGCAGACCAAGATGCTAATCCTAAATATATAGCAGCTGATTTATTATCTCAAGCAGAACATGATCCTATGGCTTCTGCAGTCTTAGTAACTACTTCTAAAGATTTAGCTAAAGAAGTTAAGCTAGAGTTAGAAGAACAATTAACAAATCTATCTAGAGCCAAGATAGCAAAAGAGGCCTTAAAGAACTATGGAGCTTTATTGGTAGCCAAGGATATGGAAGAAGCTATTTCACTAACCAATCAGTTTGCTCCAGAACATTTAGAAGTTAAAGTAGAATCACCTTTCTCTATTTTAGGTAAGTTAAAGAATGCTGGAGCTATCTTTTTAGGGGAGTATGCAGCTGAACCAATAGGCGATTATGTAGCCGGTCCTAATCACGTTTTACCAACTGGAGGATCAGCTAAATTTTATTCTCCATTAAATCTTGATGATTTTGTTAAAAAATCTAGCATTATTCATTACTCCAAAGAAGGATTAGATAAGGTTAAAGATCAAGCCTTAAAGATAGCTGAAGTAGAAGGATTAGATGCACATGCCAATAGTATTCGGGTGCGAATAGAGGACTAA
- a CDS encoding HD-GYP domain-containing protein produces MKIKLNNKPQQQIQYSKETVEALAMTINKRDFYTAKHQRRVADLAVKLAKELKLSEFEIRGIELAALIHDLGKISIPMHILAKPTKLTVNEFNIIKNHPQTGYEITKDLNFPWPIAEMIYQHHERLDGSGYPKGLQKGEILLGARIIAVADIIEAMTSHRPYRPAKRIRVAQEEIKENQGVLYDSRVVQACLKIISKKGE; encoded by the coding sequence ATGAAGATAAAGTTAAATAATAAACCACAACAACAGATTCAATATTCCAAGGAGACTGTAGAAGCTTTAGCTATGACGATAAATAAAAGGGATTTTTATACAGCTAAACATCAACGTCGAGTTGCTGATTTAGCGGTTAAACTAGCTAAAGAACTTAAATTATCGGAATTTGAGATTAGAGGTATTGAATTAGCAGCTTTAATTCATGATTTAGGGAAGATAAGTATTCCAATGCATATTCTCGCTAAACCAACAAAATTAACTGTTAATGAATTTAATATTATTAAGAATCACCCTCAGACAGGTTATGAGATTACTAAAGATTTGAATTTTCCTTGGCCTATTGCAGAGATGATATACCAACATCATGAACGTTTAGATGGTTCAGGATATCCAAAAGGATTACAAAAAGGTGAAATTTTATTAGGAGCTAGAATTATAGCAGTAGCTGATATTATAGAGGCTATGACTTCACATCGTCCGTATCGACCGGCGAAAAGAATTCGTGTAGCCCAAGAAGAGATTAAAGAAAATCAGGGAGTGCTTTATGATTCAAGAGTAGTACAAGCTTGTTTAAAAATAATTAGTAAGAAAGGAGAATAA
- a CDS encoding tyrosine-type recombinase/integrase, protein MGNRMEPIRERDKIIEIKEMLKKNKKYRDYVLFVCGINFGLRIGDLLKLRIKDVINSVGEIRETFEIVEQKTNKRNVIKINQQAKQAIQLLNKKTEITNDQTNYLIYNTRDQTKNISRVQAYKLVKKWCQQVGLKNLPVGTHTLRKTWGYHAHKNGISIETIQAKYKHANTSTTRHYLGIEQKDVNKAYDKVNL, encoded by the coding sequence ATGGGAAATAGGATGGAACCGATAAGAGAGCGGGATAAAATAATTGAAATTAAGGAGATGCTTAAAAAAAATAAAAAATACAGAGATTATGTATTATTTGTGTGTGGTATTAACTTTGGTTTAAGGATAGGAGATTTATTAAAGCTTAGGATTAAAGATGTAATTAATTCAGTAGGAGAGATTAGAGAAACATTTGAAATTGTAGAGCAAAAAACAAATAAGAGAAATGTAATTAAAATTAATCAGCAAGCTAAACAAGCTATTCAATTATTAAATAAAAAAACAGAGATAACTAATGACCAGACTAATTATCTTATTTATAATACTAGAGATCAAACTAAGAATATAAGTAGAGTTCAAGCTTATAAGTTAGTTAAGAAATGGTGCCAGCAGGTAGGATTGAAGAATTTACCGGTTGGCACTCATACTTTAAGGAAGACTTGGGGCTATCATGCTCATAAAAATGGAATAAGTATAGAAACCATTCAAGCTAAATATAAGCATGCTAATACTTCAACAACAAGACATTACTTAGGGATTGAACAAAAAGATGTAAATAAAGCTTATGATAAAGTCAATTTATAA
- the hisH gene encoding imidazole glycerol phosphate synthase subunit HisH, protein MIKIIDYGMGNLKSVAKGFEKVGYQVEITNDPQEILAARGVVLPGVGAFSDAMNNLRELELIEPIQKVIEQGVPFLGICLGLQLLFSESEEFGLTKGLDIIPGTVKKFPTDLGLKIPHIGWNQLKIEQKTEIYQGLEEGVFQYFVHSYYVEPDDDEVIATVTDYGLEFVSSIAQDNIYAVQFHPEKSSQDGLQILNNFGALVKS, encoded by the coding sequence ATGATCAAAATTATAGATTATGGTATGGGTAATTTAAAGAGTGTAGCCAAGGGCTTTGAAAAGGTTGGCTACCAAGTTGAAATTACTAATGACCCCCAAGAAATCTTAGCAGCTAGAGGTGTAGTATTACCAGGTGTTGGTGCTTTTAGTGATGCAATGAATAATTTAAGAGAGCTTGAGTTAATAGAACCAATCCAAAAAGTAATTGAGCAAGGAGTTCCTTTTTTAGGTATTTGTTTAGGATTACAACTTTTATTTAGTGAAAGTGAAGAATTTGGCTTAACTAAAGGGTTAGATATTATTCCAGGGACAGTAAAGAAGTTTCCGACAGACTTAGGACTAAAAATTCCTCATATTGGTTGGAACCAACTTAAGATAGAGCAAAAAACAGAAATTTATCAAGGGTTAGAGGAAGGTGTTTTTCAGTATTTTGTTCATTCTTATTATGTAGAGCCAGATGATGATGAAGTAATAGCTACAGTAACTGATTATGGATTAGAGTTTGTATCTAGTATTGCTCAAGATAATATTTATGCTGTTCAATTTCATCCAGAAAAGAGTAGCCAGGATGGATTGCAAATACTCAATAATTTTGGAGCACTAGTTAAAAGCTGA